The Bacillus thuringiensis region AGAAGTAATTTTTAATAACTTGCTGCGTAATCGTACTTCCACCTTGAGAGCCGTAATCACCTTTTAGACTGACTAAAACTGCACGTGCAGTACCTTTAAAGTCTACGCCACTGTGCTCGTAAAAACGTGCATCTTCTGTCGCTAAAAACGCATTTTCTACTAATTTAGGAATTTGATCATACATAATATTCGTTCGTTTTTCTTTCCCATATTCATATATCAATTTCCCATCTTTATCATAAATTTTTGAGGATAACGGATTAACAAGTTTTGCTTTCTCAAGTTTTGGTGCGTCCTTGATCATAACGAAAAAAGTAGCAACCCCTGCGACTAACCCCACAATACCTAGTAATAAACAACTAATTAAAAATTTACGAAAAAACGGAGTTTTCCCCTTTGGTTTTTGTTTTTTAGAAGCTGGCTGTTTTTTCTTTTTAACTTGTCGTCGCTCCTCTCTAGAACGATGATTTTCTAACATGCTATATTCTCCTGCCTTTCAATTCTCCTGTTGATTTACTTAAAATTATTGAAGCCACTTTAAGAAATATATTCATATTTAAAAAGTGTACTAAATAGACAATTTAAGTAATAAATTTGTTCCACTTTAAGATGAGGAAGAAATTTGAGCTTATCTGATAACGAAACAGAAACGGTAATCGTGGCACAACTAAAAAAATGGATTTTCATAGAAAATCCATTTTTAGCTTGATGGGCATGTGGTGCTACCCCTTGCCTATCAACTTAATATTTTAAACACCCCCATAACAAAGTTTTTCTCTCTACAGTTATTTATGTAAACGCCATTGACTAATTTGTTTATAGACAATGCCATTTAACCAAAATAAAAAGGCCTAGATTGATCATATTTTAAGATTGATTTCCATAGTTGAAAGTAAACCTCATTTACAAATTCATTTGTTTCATAACCATTTTTAACTATAGCAAATACGGTGTCATATATTCACTGAATTGTTAAATCAAATATATATTCAAAATCTTCTTCGTCACCGGATAACAGACGGTCTATCCAGTTGCTTATGTTGTCATTACTAGCCAAACAGGCAACCTCCTTAAAATTGATTTCACTATATATATTGGACAGTAATCATGATAAAGTTCCAAGTTTGATAAAAAATATATATTTATCATCTCTTTAGAAATATATAGATTACGTTAAGCAATTAGGCTGGTGTAAATTCCACAAAATCCAATGTTTCCCATTTAAATATGATAGAATAGAAAGATATCTAAAGAGGAGGAAAAACTACTGAACTCAAACACAAAACAGTTTATTTATGATATCCAGAAAAGAAAGAACAATTATATGGAAGATGTATTAACAGCAATACAACACCCTAAAAAAGAGCAATCTGTACAGGTCATTCAAAATATAGTAGAGAAGATGGATATGATGATTAGTTTAGTTACTACCTACATGACTATTGAAACAGAATCTATGAAAGAATTAAAAGAACTTCAGGAAGAAATTATCCATGCTCAAGCTTATATTCAAAAACGAAAATTTGAAGAAACACAGAGATAAAACCCTGTGTTTTTATCCAGCAGTCTATGACGCCAATCTTTTATGAATCAAACTAGATGTAATTTGATTCTCAATTTAACTCGCGTTATGGAGTTTTGAGAATCCCTTAGCGTATAAAAACGTTAAAATGTGCGTGCTCCCCCTTTGTAACCTTAAAATTCATTCCTGCAATTCCTTACAACGTATATTTATATATGCAAACTCTAATTACAGACAAAGGGAGAAGAATGTTTATTATTCTCCTCCCTCGGTCTATTAACAATACTTGATTATAGCTCTGTAACCTTTTTTATTCATCACGTATTATTCTACGAATAGTTTAAGGTATAAGTACTTCTTATTTGATATTTAGTGCTGATTCACTGAAAACATATATTCTTTGTATGTTTTTCGTGTGGATAAAATAAGCCCCATCATTAACATGTTCGAAAATAAAGAGCTTCCTCCATATGATAAAAATGGAAGTGCAATACCTTTGACAGGCATTAATCCCACAATCATACCGATATTTTGAAAAAATTGTAACATTAGAACGCCTACAATTCCTGCACATAGTAAGGTGCCGAATAAATTATCTGCGGAATTACCAATTATAAGTATTCGGGAAAGCATTAAGAAGAATATACATATTATAAAAGTGGCAACTATAAAACCGCCTTCTTCGGCAATTGTGGCAAAAATGAAATCAGTATGTTTTTCTGGAATATAAACATTTCCAGAACCGAGGCCTTTTCCTTCTATCCCCCCACTACCAACAGCTAAAATTGATTGTTGAGTTTGATATCCCTGATCTGTATGCTGAAATGGATCTAACCAGCCTAAAATTCGCGATTGTTGATGGGGCTTTAATAAAGTAACTAACTTATTGAAGAAAATATCTGGATATTTTACGTATATAAATATTAAAGCAGACAATACAGTCATCGGAATTCCTGCACATAGTACGATTAACTTTTTTTGGATTCCTGACATAAATATAATACATGCAATGGCTGCTATATATAGGAACACCATTCCCGTATCGGGTTGACTATATACAAGTAACGCAGGTGGAATAGTTATCAAACATATTTTACCAATCAAAAGTAAATCAGTTTGAAATGTCCGTGCCATATACTGTGCATTATGTTTTACGACTAAACTTGCGGCCAGAAGAATTAAGGCAAGCTTAAAAAATTCAGCTGGTTGAATAGCACCAATAATTGGAAATCTAAACCATCTTTTTGCCCCTAATATTTCAGGTGTAAAACTTGACACTGGTAATACCTTTAAAATGATAATTGAGATGAACCCCACAATATAAATCGGCCAAGCTAATTTTTGTAATTGATCTAAATCGATATTGGCAACAATTAATAATAGAACAAAACCTATGGCGTAATTTACCATTTGTTTCATAGCAAAATTTTGGTTACCATATTGCCCGGTTTGCTGACTGCTGTATATTGCAACAATACTGGTGATACATAATATGAATAAAATGAATATTAGTTTCTTATCTAATTTTTTTAAAAAAACTATTTTCCCCACCATTTCAACCCCCTAGACATTGTGGTATTTACTTCTTATAGGAACTATCCTGTTTTTTATGTGTACATTAACATTTATTAATATAATTTTACAATAATAAGGAGATATTGAACATTCTCAAAATTATCCATACTGATGAGGCTACTTTAAAGGGTGACTGATTAGTGTGGATAAGGAAAGTTTATTTAAATGGAGACATTATGAGCCTAATATTATTTTGTTGAACGTGAAATGGTACCTACGGTAAAACCTAAATTCTCGTGACTTGGTGGAGTGCTTTTTAAGTCCTGTCTACTTTGCATGAGTCACTCCAAACTCATCTGAACCAGGCATGTAGTCAGACCATTTTTAGAATACGGGTATCACTATGACCTGGTTTAATAAATACCTCACACGAATCTTAAAATTCTTACATTATAATTTTTCTGAATTACTCTTTGAATTTTTTCGGAGAAGTTCTTCAATAAGCTTTGCTTTTTCATTCACCCTTGTTGCATATGTGAAATCACCATAACAATATGGATACCTAAAATTTTTTTTATTTCCACCACAAGTGTACATCTCTGGATTTTGATCAACTTTCATCTTAGAAAAATTTTTGGCCGAATCTTCCGAGTGTTGTTTAACTTCTTGACTAGCAATAAAATCAATATACCCTGGTCCCATATTATAGCTTTGAATAATTGTCTCCATGCTAACATCTTTTTCCGTTCCATATTTGTACATTTGAGCAAAGTGTTTGACCCCTTGTTCAATGCTCAAGCTTGTCTCTTGAATTTCATTTGGCTTTAATCCCAGTGATTCAGAAGACTGCATAGGGTCGTTTCCCCCACCTCTACTCTCTTGGTACATAATTCCTAATAAAACTGCTGTTTTACCTTCTAAATTATATTTTTCTAATTCTCTTTTCACGGTTAGCTCATATTGCAATAAACGTTGTTCGGTAGCAATCGCTTTATTTCTTTGAATATTGGTTTTATGCTTAACATAAAATATTACAGACATGGTTCCTAAACCTAAAATACTAATAAAGAATAATATAATAAATCGTTTTTTAATCGTATGCTTCATACATTACTCCTCCTCCTATAAAAAATCCGTACCTCTTTGGACTCAAAATTATTTTTTTAGGTGTAAAGTTTAATATAGGAATTTAAAGAAAAAACAACCGCCTGAATTGGAGGTTTTTTCAAAGCGGGTTATTCTTTGAATCGTTTCCGTACCCCTACAAATGTCACACTTTTTTTGAACTTTGCTGTTCTTTGTTTTGCCCAATTGATACATTTCTTTTCAATTAAATGATACGATACTATAGAACAAAGTATTGTCATTGTAATACATAAGATAAGAAGGAAAAGGATAGGTATTTTTGTATACAAAAGTTTAAATAGTACCATCATGATTGGAAAATGACATAAATAGATACTATATGAAATTTCTCCTAAGTAAACAAATACACTCTTATTTAAAATTTCTTTTACCTTTAGATTATTCATGGCCATTATAATCAGTATACTAACGCCAATTACGACACCCCAATCCTTTAATAGGAAAGCCGTATCACTACGAGAAATCAGCAAAATTCCAGTAGAGTATACATATAGAAAGATTCCTAGTGTGATAAGAAGATTTCTTTTTAAATTTTTCATATTTCTATATAAATGGATAAGTTTTTCCTGATGCTTAAAAAGTAACATTCCGACCATAAACATAGATGTGAAATGCAGTGTATCGGCATAACCATTATAAAATCCCTCAGCTTTCCCAATATGCAACATATTAAGGAAAATACCAATTAAAGAAAAGCTCATAGCAAACAGTATCGTTTTCTTCCAACTCTGTTTATAAAACAGAAGGAATAACAAGGGAAACACGATAAAGATGCGCATTTCTTGAGCTAATAACAAAAATGTCCGATTACCACTGTAATAGCTGCTAATCCCCGTATAGAATCTAACTCTTTTATTCTCTTACTCATAAAGTCTTCTCCTTGTAAATTGTAGATTTTACTGTTAATAAAGGCCACTATACTAGTGTAGTGGGAGAATTGTACATATATACGTATAGGATAGAAGGAACTATTAAAATAAAAAGTAGGGTAAACTTTAAATTTTTGAACTCTTTTTTTAGGTAATCTAACTTTAAATATTGTTCTTATCACATTACTTTTAGCAGAAATCACCCCATTATTACTGTTCGACTATATTTTTAGGATTACAATTAATAGACAATCTAAGTAATAAATTTGTTCCACAGTTACCAAAAATTAAACCATTGTGCCCCAATTGAATATCAAAACACACTGATAACTTAGTCTTTTTCTTTTTGTCTACTAAAAAGGGGTAAGACCCCCTCACAATCAAGCCAAGAAAAGCAAATACACAAAACAAGAAAATTTGCATCTCCAAATTATGTTATCATTAAACAAAAATGTCCAAATATAACTGTTATAGCCGCTAGTCCTCATTTGATTCTAATTCGTTTATTCTCTTACTCATAAGGTGTTCTCCTTGTAAATTATAGCTTTTGTTATTAATATAGATGACTATACTAGTGTAGTGAGTGAAGTAAATATATTTTGTTTACTTTTCTTTAAACTTCC contains the following coding sequences:
- a CDS encoding lysozyme family protein is translated as MKHTIKKRFIILFFISILGLGTMSVIFYVKHKTNIQRNKAIATEQRLLQYELTVKRELEKYNLEGKTAVLLGIMYQESRGGGNDPMQSSESLGLKPNEIQETSLSIEQGVKHFAQMYKYGTEKDVSMETIIQSYNMGPGYIDFIASQEVKQHSEDSAKNFSKMKVDQNPEMYTCGGNKKNFRYPYCYGDFTYATRVNEKAKLIEELLRKNSKSNSEKL
- a CDS encoding FtsW/RodA/SpoVE family cell cycle protein, producing the protein MVGKIVFLKKLDKKLIFILFILCITSIVAIYSSQQTGQYGNQNFAMKQMVNYAIGFVLLLIVANIDLDQLQKLAWPIYIVGFISIIILKVLPVSSFTPEILGAKRWFRFPIIGAIQPAEFFKLALILLAASLVVKHNAQYMARTFQTDLLLIGKICLITIPPALLVYSQPDTGMVFLYIAAIACIIFMSGIQKKLIVLCAGIPMTVLSALIFIYVKYPDIFFNKLVTLLKPHQQSRILGWLDPFQHTDQGYQTQQSILAVGSGGIEGKGLGSGNVYIPEKHTDFIFATIAEEGGFIVATFIICIFFLMLSRILIIGNSADNLFGTLLCAGIVGVLMLQFFQNIGMIVGLMPVKGIALPFLSYGGSSLFSNMLMMGLILSTRKTYKEYMFSVNQH